The Dermacentor albipictus isolate Rhodes 1998 colony chromosome 2, USDA_Dalb.pri_finalv2, whole genome shotgun sequence genome has a segment encoding these proteins:
- the LOC139056163 gene encoding tubulin alpha-1C chain has product MRECISVHVGQAGVQIGNACWELYCLEHGIQPDGQMPSDKTIGGGDDSFNTFFSETGAGKHVPRAVYVDLEPTVVDEVRTGTYRQLFHPEQLITGKEDAANNYARGHYTIGKEIVDLVLDRIRKLADQCTGLQGFLIFHSFGGGTGSGFTSLLMERLSVDYGKKSKLEFAIYPAPQVSTAVVEPYNSILTTHTTLEHSDCAFMVDNEAIYDICRRNLDIERPTYTNLNRLIGQIVSSITASLRFDGALNVDLTEFQTNLVPYPRIHFPLVTYAPVISAEKAYHEQLTVAEITNACFEPANQMVKCDPRHGKYMACCLLYRGDVVPKDVNAAIAAIKTKRTIQFVDWCPTGFKVGINYQPPTVVPGGDLAKVQRAVCMLSNTTAIAEAWARLDHKFDLMYAKRAFVHWYVGEGMEEGEFSEAREDLAALEKDYEEVGIDSAEGAEDDGGEEF; this is encoded by the exons ATGCGTGAATGCATCTCTGTGCACGTCGGCCAGGCCGGCGTACAAATCGGCAATGCGTGTTGGGAGTTGTACTGCTTGGAGCACGGCATCCAGCCGGACGGTCAGATGCCGAGCGACAAGACCATTGGCGGAGGCGACGACTCCTTCAACACCTTCTTCAGCGAGACGGGCGCCGGCAAGCACGTGCCCCGCGCCGTCTACGTGGACCTGGAGCCAACCGTCGTGGACGAGGTGCGCACTGGAACCTACAG GCAGCTGTTCCACCCAGAGCAGCTGATCACCGGCAAGGAGGATGCGGCAAACAACTATGCTCGCGGCCACTACACGATCGGCAAGGAGATTGTGGATCTGGTGCTGGACCGGATCAGGAAGCTGGCAGACCAGTGCACGGGCCTGCAGGGTTTCCTCATCTTCCACAGCTTTGGAGGTGGCACTGGCTCGGGCTTCACCTCGCTCCTCATGGAGCGCCTCTCGGTTGACTACGGCAAGAAGTCCAAGCTCGAGTTCGCCATCTACCCAGCCCCACAG GTCTCTACAGCAGTCGTGGAACCCTACAACTCCATTCTCACCACGCACACCACCCTTGAGCATTCAGACTGTGCTTTCATGGTCGATAACGAGGCCATTTACGACATCTGCCGGCGCAACCTTGACATTGAAAGGCCCACCTACACCAACCTGAACAGGCTCATCGGCCAGATCGTCTCCTCAATCACTGCCTCCCTGCGGTTTGATGGTGCTCTGAACGTCGATCTGACCGAGTTCCAGACCAACTTGGTGCCCTACCCCCGTATCCACTTCCCTCTTGTCACGTATGCTCCCGTCATCTCTGCTGAGAAGGCTTACCACGAGCAGCTCACTGTGGCCGAGATCACGAATGCCTGCTTTGAACCTGCGAACCAGATGGTCAAGTGTGACCCCCGCCATGGAAAGTACATGGCCTGCTGCCTCCTGTACCGTGGAGATGTTGTGCCCAAAGATGTCAACGCAGCTATTGCAGCCATCAAGACCAAGCGCACAATCCAGTTTGTGGACTGGTGCCCCACGGGATTTAAG GTTGGCATCAACTACCAGCCCCCAACTGTTGTCCCCGGTGGAGACCTTGCCAAAGTCCAGCGTGCCGTGTGCATGCTGTCCAACACAACAGCTATTGCCGAGGCCTGGGCACGCCTTGACCACAAGTTTGACCTCATGTATGCCAAGCGGGCATTCGTTCACTGGTACGTCGGTgaaggcatggaggaaggagagTTCTCAGAGGCCAGGGAGGACTTGGCTGCCTTGGAGAAAGACTACGAGGAGGTTGGCATTGACTCTGCCGAGGGTGCAGAAGATGATGGTGGGGAAGAGTTCTAA